Proteins co-encoded in one Zalophus californianus isolate mZalCal1 chromosome 9, mZalCal1.pri.v2, whole genome shotgun sequence genomic window:
- the LOC113922997 gene encoding 40S ribosomal protein S29-like, giving the protein MGHQQLYWSHLRKFGQGSRSCRICSNRHGLVQKYGLSMCRPCFRQYAKDIGFIKLD; this is encoded by the coding sequence ATGGGTCACCAGCAGCTGTACTGGAGCCATCTGAGGAAATTTGGCCAGGGTTCTCGTTCTTGCCGCATCTGCTCAAACCGGCACGGTCTGGTCCAGAAATACGGCCTCAGTATGTGCCGCCCGTGTTTCCGTCAGTACGCGAAGGATATAGGCTTCATTAAGTTGGATTAA